A genomic window from Solanum stenotomum isolate F172 chromosome 10, ASM1918654v1, whole genome shotgun sequence includes:
- the LOC125842424 gene encoding probable hexosyltransferase MUCI70 encodes MGIRATSSKPLFCYSKLLCISVIYLFTSLFLVLYTSFISPTNCLFRYSPNDPIQTPLFLYNSSYGEHKHALPTFRSSCNSPVYFSDYWNALKEMNEFSENSTFLGSRNLRYIQGNADSFGGNFSIKKRFSYFDHRRHDGIEVPCGFFKRFPITKFDRISMENCKGIVVISAIFNDHDKIRQPKGLGKDTPYSVCFYMFVDDVTLKGLQYHNLISTTSSEENSVGVWRIVKVEKENLYENSAMNGVIPKYLVHRLFPNSKYSIWIDAKIQLVVDPFLLIHSLVVMEDVDMAISRHPFYVHTMEEAMATARWKKWWDVDGLMKQMETYCDNGLQPWSPEKPYPSDVPDSAIILRKHSVATNLFSCLLFNELEGFNPRDQLPFAYVRDLMDPKLKLNMFDVEVFEQVAVEYRHSLKNDGVSKPTVMPKKTKRASSKFLVNGTSSKCDSYLLKMWGES; translated from the exons ATGGGGATCAGGGCTACATCATCAAAACCACTCTTCTGCTACTCAAAACTTCTCTGCATTTCTGTTATCTACCTTTTCACCTCTCTCTTTTTAGTTCTTTACACTTCTTTTATTTCTCCAACAAATTGTCTATTCAGATATTCCCCTAATGATCCTATCCAAACACCTCTATTCCTTTACAATTCTTCTTATGGTGAACATAAACATGCCCTTCCTACTTTTCGTTCGTCTTGTAATTCCCCTGTTTATTTCTCAg ATTATTGGAATGCTTTGAAGGAAATGAATGAATTCAGTGAGAATTCTACGTTTCTTGGTTCGCGAAACTTGAGGTATATTCAGGGGAATGCTGATAGTTTTGGTGGGAATTTCAGTATCAAAAAGAGGTTTTCTTATTTTGATCATCGTCGGCATGATGGAATTGAAGTTCCTTGTGGATTCTTCAAACGTTTTCCTATCACTAAATTTG ATAGGATTTCCATGGAAAATTGCAAGGGAATAGTGGTTATTTCAGCAATATTCAATGATCATGACAAAATCAGGCAACCAAAGGGACTTGGTAAAGATACACCCTACTCAGTATGCTTTTACATGTTTGTTGATGATGTGACACTCAAGGGACTTCAATATCACAACTTAATTTCAACAACATCATCAGAGGAGAATTCAGTGGGAGTGTGGAGAATTGTGAaggttgaaaaagaaaatttgtatGAGAATTCAGCAATGAATGGAGTTATTCCCAAATATTTAGTTCATAGGCTTTTCCCAAATTCTAAATATAGCATTTGGATAGATGCCAAAATACAGCTAGTTGTTGATCCATTCTTGTTGATTCACTCACTTGTTGTTATGGAAGATGTTGATATGGCTATTTCAAGACATCCTTTTTATGTCCATACAATGGAAGAAGCCATGGCAACTGCAAGATGGAAGAAATGGTGGGATGTTGATGGATTGATGAAACAAATGGAAACATATTGTGACAATGGCCTGCAACCATGGTCTCCAGAAAAGCCTTACCCTTCAG ATGTACCAGATAGTGCAATAATCTTGAGGAAACATAGTGTGGCAACCAATTTATTCTCGTGCCTCTTATTTAATGAGCTTGAAGGGTTTAATCCAAGGGACCAATTGCCCTTTGCATATGTGAGGGACTTAATGGACCCAAAACTAAAGTTGAACATGTTTGATGTGGAAGTATTTGAACAAGTGGCAGTTGAGTATAGGCACAGCCTTAAAAATGATGGGGTCAGTAAACCAACAGTGATGCCCAAAAAGACAAAGAGGGCAAGTTCTAAATTCCTTGTGAATGGGACTAGTAGCAAGTGTGATAGCTACCTCTTGAAAATGTGGGGTGAATCCTAA